The following coding sequences are from one Nicotiana tabacum cultivar K326 chromosome 1, ASM71507v2, whole genome shotgun sequence window:
- the LOC142163417 gene encoding uncharacterized protein LOC142163417, with protein MADCRLLQGEIDHLLKQGYLTELFSEKGSSVNIILLRVLNEMQVEDKLVPKAHTLSGFYNSSIVTKGEVTLTIFAEGVVKDMKFQVVEMEMAYNTILGRPWIHKMDVVPSTLHQVMKFQSPWGIRQIRGDQQTSRSINSVADLNTRNEEK; from the exons ATGGCAGATTGTAGATTGCTACAAGGTGAAATTGACCATCTATTAAAGCAAGGGTATCTCACCGAATTattcagtgagaaag gtagttccgtgaacattattctGCTAAGAGTACTAAACGAGATGCAAGTTGAAGATAAACTagtaccaaaggcgcatactttgTCTGGATTTTACAATTCAAGCATTGTGACAAAAGGGGAGGTAACACTTACTATATTCGCAGAAGGGGTTGTCAAAGATATGAAATTTCAGGTGGTAGAGATGGAAATGGCTTACAATACGAttctcgggaggccatggatccacaagaTGGATGTCGTTCCATCTACCTTACATCAAGTTATGAAATTTCAATCACCATGGGGAATACGTCAAATCCGTGGGGATCAACAGACATCCAGGAGCATCAACTCTGTAGCAGATTTAAATacgagaaatgaagaaaaatag